The Cronobacter sakazakii genome has a window encoding:
- the ruvC gene encoding crossover junction endodeoxyribonuclease RuvC — MSIILGIDPGSRVTGYGVIRQTGRQLTYLGSGCIRTSVTDLPSRLKLIYAGVSEIITQFRPDYFAIEQVFMAKNADSALKLGQARGAAIVAAVNHDLPVFEYAARQVKQTVVGIGSAEKSQVQHMVRTLLKLSANPQADAADALAIAITHCHVSQNATQVSESRLNLARGRLR; from the coding sequence ATGAGTATTATTCTGGGCATCGACCCGGGGTCGCGCGTCACCGGTTACGGCGTGATTCGCCAGACCGGACGTCAGCTGACCTATCTTGGCAGCGGCTGTATCCGCACCAGCGTCACGGATTTGCCTTCCCGCCTGAAGCTTATCTACGCGGGCGTCAGCGAAATCATCACGCAGTTTCGTCCTGACTATTTCGCCATCGAACAGGTCTTTATGGCAAAAAACGCCGATTCGGCGTTAAAACTCGGGCAGGCGCGCGGCGCGGCGATTGTCGCGGCGGTGAATCACGATCTGCCGGTGTTTGAGTACGCGGCGCGACAGGTGAAGCAAACGGTGGTGGGCATCGGCAGCGCTGAAAAAAGCCAGGTGCAGCATATGGTGCGCACGCTGCTGAAACTCTCCGCCAACCCGCAGGCGGATGCGGCGGATGCGCTCGCTATCGCTATTACCCATTGTCACGTCAGCCAGAACGCGACGCAGGTCAGCGAATCGCGCCTGAACCTGGCGCGCGGGCGGCTTCGTTAA
- a CDS encoding DUF72 domain-containing protein, whose amino-acid sequence MIYLGLPQWSHPKWVRLGITSLEDYARHFNCVEGNTTLYALPKAEIVERWHAQTHDDFRFCFKFPATISHNAALRHCDDLTAEFFARMAPLEGRIGQYWLQLPAAFGPRDLPALWAFLDALPGSFTYGVEVRHPDFFAKGEAELSLNRGLIARGVNRVMLDSRPVHAALPHSPAVIDAQRKKPKVPVHALVTAQHPMVRFIGSDDMAQNAEFFVVWLAKLAQWQQTTTPYLFLHTPDIEHAPELVHTLWPGLREALPTLGDAPAIPHQDTLF is encoded by the coding sequence ATGATTTATCTTGGTCTGCCGCAATGGTCGCACCCGAAATGGGTGCGGCTTGGCATTACATCGCTTGAGGATTACGCCCGCCACTTTAACTGTGTCGAAGGCAACACCACGCTGTACGCGCTGCCGAAGGCGGAGATCGTCGAGCGCTGGCACGCGCAGACCCACGATGATTTCCGCTTCTGTTTTAAATTCCCGGCCACCATTTCGCATAACGCCGCGCTGCGCCACTGCGACGATTTAACCGCCGAGTTTTTCGCGCGCATGGCACCGCTGGAAGGCCGTATCGGCCAGTACTGGCTGCAACTGCCCGCGGCGTTCGGCCCGCGCGATCTGCCTGCGTTATGGGCGTTTCTCGACGCTCTGCCGGGCAGCTTTACGTATGGCGTGGAAGTGCGCCACCCCGATTTCTTCGCCAAAGGCGAGGCGGAGTTGTCGCTCAACCGCGGGCTTATCGCGCGCGGCGTTAACCGCGTGATGCTCGACAGCCGTCCGGTACATGCCGCCCTTCCGCACAGCCCGGCGGTCATCGACGCGCAGCGGAAAAAACCCAAAGTGCCGGTGCATGCGCTCGTCACGGCGCAGCATCCAATGGTGCGATTTATCGGCAGCGACGATATGGCGCAAAACGCGGAATTTTTCGTGGTCTGGCTTGCCAAACTCGCGCAGTGGCAGCAGACCACGACGCCTTATCTCTTTCTTCACACGCCGGATATCGAACATGCGCCGGAGCTGGTGCATACGCTCTGGCCCGGGCTTCGCGAGGCGCTGCCGACGCTTGGCGACGCACCCGCCATCCCGCACCAGGACACCCTCTTTTAG
- a CDS encoding hydrolase — MLTLNPATTALVVIDLQEGILPFAGGPHSADDVVARAARLAEKCRAVGAPVVMVRVGWSKDFSEALKQPVDAPIAGHTLPDEWWHYPVALGKRDTDIEVTKRQWGAFYGTDLELQLRRRGITTIILCGISTNIGVESTARNAWEMGFELVVAEDACSAADADQHNGSMTHIFPRLGRVRSTEEILAAL; from the coding sequence ATGTTAACGCTTAATCCCGCGACGACCGCGCTGGTGGTCATTGATTTACAGGAAGGGATCCTGCCCTTTGCCGGCGGCCCGCACAGCGCCGACGACGTTGTGGCCCGCGCCGCAAGGCTTGCAGAGAAATGCCGCGCGGTCGGCGCGCCGGTCGTCATGGTGCGTGTCGGCTGGTCGAAAGATTTCAGTGAAGCGTTGAAGCAGCCTGTCGACGCGCCGATTGCCGGGCATACGTTGCCGGACGAGTGGTGGCACTATCCGGTGGCGCTTGGCAAACGCGACACCGACATCGAAGTGACCAAACGCCAGTGGGGCGCCTTCTACGGCACCGATCTGGAGCTACAATTACGTCGTCGCGGCATCACGACGATTATTCTGTGCGGCATCTCCACCAACATCGGCGTGGAATCCACCGCGCGCAACGCCTGGGAGATGGGCTTTGAGCTGGTGGTCGCCGAAGACGCCTGCTCCGCCGCCGACGCCGACCAGCACAACGGCAGCATGACGCATATTTTCCCGCGCCTCGGACGGGTGCGTTCCACTGAGGAGATCCTCGCAGCCCTATGA
- a CDS encoding YebC/PmpR family DNA-binding transcriptional regulator encodes MAGHSKWANTKHRKAAQDAKRGKIFTKIIRELVTAARLGGGDPGSNPRLRAAIDKALSNNMTRDTLNRAIARGVGGDEDANMETIIYEGYGPGGTAVMVECLSDNRNRTVAEVRHAFSKCGGNLGTDGSVAYLFSKKGVISFEAGDEDTIMEAALEAGAEDVVTYDDGAIDVYTAWEEMGAVRDALEAAGLKADNAEVSMIPSTKADMDAETAPKLLRLIDMLEDCDDVQEVYHNGEISDEVAATL; translated from the coding sequence ATGGCAGGTCATAGTAAATGGGCCAACACCAAACACCGCAAAGCGGCACAGGATGCCAAACGCGGTAAAATCTTCACTAAAATTATTCGCGAGCTGGTGACCGCGGCGCGTCTGGGCGGCGGCGATCCGGGCTCTAACCCGCGTCTGCGCGCGGCTATCGATAAAGCGCTGTCCAATAACATGACGCGCGACACCCTGAACCGCGCTATCGCGCGCGGCGTTGGCGGTGACGAAGACGCGAACATGGAAACCATCATTTATGAAGGTTACGGCCCTGGCGGCACCGCGGTGATGGTGGAATGTCTCTCTGATAACCGTAACCGTACCGTTGCCGAAGTGCGTCACGCCTTCAGCAAATGCGGCGGCAACCTCGGCACCGATGGTTCCGTGGCGTACCTGTTCAGCAAAAAAGGCGTTATCTCCTTCGAAGCGGGCGACGAAGACACCATTATGGAAGCCGCGCTGGAAGCAGGCGCTGAAGATGTCGTGACCTATGACGATGGCGCTATCGACGTCTATACCGCCTGGGAAGAGATGGGCGCGGTACGTGACGCGCTGGAAGCGGCAGGGCTTAAAGCCGACAACGCGGAAGTCTCTATGATCCCGTCCACCAAAGCGGATATGGACGCGGAAACCGCGCCGAAACTGCTGCGTCTTATCGACATGCTGGAAGACTGCGACGACGTGCAGGAGGTTTACCACAACGGTGAGATCTCCGACGAGGTTGCGGCGACCCTGTGA
- the cmoA gene encoding carboxy-S-adenosyl-L-methionine synthase CmoA, with amino-acid sequence MSNRDTLFSAPIARLGDWTFDERVAEVFPDMIQRSVPGYSNIISMIGMLAERFVQPASQVYDLGCSLGAATLSVRRNVHHDGCKIIAVDNSPAMVERCRRHIDAFKAQTPVEVIEDDIRNITIENASMVVLNFTLQFLNPDDRQLLLNNIYQGLNPGGALVLSEKFSFEDSVLGELLFNMHHDFKRANGYSELEISQKRSMLENVMLTDSVETHKARLRKAGFEHSELWFQCFNFGSLVAVKGGSAA; translated from the coding sequence ATGTCAAATCGCGACACGCTGTTCTCCGCGCCCATCGCCCGTCTGGGCGACTGGACTTTCGATGAGCGGGTGGCTGAAGTCTTCCCCGATATGATCCAGCGTTCCGTGCCGGGCTACTCCAATATCATCTCTATGATTGGCATGCTGGCGGAGCGCTTTGTCCAGCCCGCAAGCCAGGTTTACGACCTCGGCTGTTCGCTCGGCGCCGCCACGCTCTCGGTGCGCCGCAACGTGCATCACGACGGCTGCAAAATCATCGCGGTGGATAATTCGCCCGCCATGGTGGAGCGCTGCCGCCGCCATATTGACGCGTTCAAAGCGCAAACGCCGGTCGAGGTGATTGAGGACGATATCCGCAATATCACCATTGAGAACGCCTCTATGGTGGTGCTGAACTTCACGCTTCAGTTCCTGAACCCGGACGACCGCCAGCTGCTGCTCAATAACATCTATCAGGGCCTGAACCCTGGCGGCGCGCTGGTGCTGTCGGAGAAATTCAGCTTTGAAGACAGCGTGCTGGGCGAACTGCTGTTCAATATGCATCACGATTTCAAACGCGCGAACGGCTACAGCGAGCTGGAGATCAGCCAGAAGCGCAGCATGCTGGAAAACGTGATGCTTACCGATTCCGTGGAAACCCACAAAGCGCGCCTGCGTAAGGCCGGGTTTGAACACAGCGAACTGTGGTTCCAGTGCTTTAACTTCGGCTCGCTGGTGGCGGTGAAAGGCGGGAGCGCGGCATGA
- the aspS gene encoding aspartate--tRNA ligase: MRTEYCGQLNLSHVGQQVTLCGWVNRRRDLGSLIFIDMRDREGIVQVFFDPDRADAFSLASELRNEFCIQITGTVRARDEKNVNRDMATGEVEVFATELTIINRAEPLPLDSNQVNSEEARLKYRYLDLRRPEMAQRLKTRAKITSFVRRFMDDHGFLDIETPMLTKATPEGARDYLVPSRVHKGKFYALPQSPQLFKQLLMMSGFDRYYQIVKCFRDEDLRADRQPEFTQIDVETSFMTAPQVREVMEKLIRQLWLEVKGVDLGEFPVMTFAEAERRYGSDKPDLRNPMELVDVADLLKTVEFAVFAGPANDPKGRVAALRVPGGAQLSRKQIDDYGNFVKIYGAKGLAYIKVNERAKGLDGINSPVAKFLNAEIVEAILERTGAQDGDMIFFGADNKKVVADALGALRLKLGKDLSLTDEAKWAPLWVIDFPMFEDDGEGGLSAMHHPFTAPKDMTAEELKAAPEDAVANAYDMVINGYEVGGGSVRIHRGEMQQTVFGILGINEHEQREKFGFLLDALKFGTPPHAGLAFGLDRLTMLLTGTDNIRDVIAFPKTTAAACLMTEAPSFANPTALAELGIEVVKKASPENK; this comes from the coding sequence ATGCGTACAGAATATTGCGGGCAGCTCAATCTGTCCCACGTCGGACAGCAAGTGACTCTGTGTGGTTGGGTCAACCGTCGTCGCGATCTCGGCAGTCTGATTTTTATCGACATGCGCGATCGTGAAGGCATCGTTCAGGTGTTTTTCGACCCGGATCGCGCCGACGCCTTCAGCCTCGCCTCTGAACTGCGTAATGAGTTCTGCATTCAAATCACCGGGACCGTGCGCGCGCGCGACGAGAAAAACGTCAACCGCGATATGGCGACCGGCGAAGTGGAAGTGTTCGCCACCGAACTGACCATCATCAACCGCGCCGAGCCGCTGCCGCTCGACTCCAATCAGGTCAACAGCGAAGAAGCGCGTCTGAAATACCGCTATCTCGACCTGCGTCGCCCGGAAATGGCCCAGCGCCTGAAAACCCGCGCGAAAATCACAAGCTTCGTGCGCCGCTTTATGGATGACCACGGCTTCCTCGACATCGAAACCCCGATGCTGACCAAAGCCACGCCGGAAGGCGCGCGCGACTATCTCGTGCCGTCTCGCGTGCATAAAGGCAAGTTCTACGCGCTGCCGCAGTCTCCGCAGCTTTTCAAACAGCTGCTGATGATGTCCGGCTTCGATCGCTACTATCAGATCGTTAAATGCTTCCGCGACGAAGACCTGCGCGCTGACCGTCAGCCTGAATTCACCCAGATCGACGTCGAAACCTCCTTCATGACCGCGCCGCAGGTGCGTGAAGTGATGGAAAAACTGATCCGTCAACTGTGGCTGGAAGTCAAAGGCGTGGATCTGGGCGAGTTCCCGGTCATGACCTTCGCCGAAGCCGAGCGCCGCTACGGCTCCGATAAACCGGATCTGCGTAACCCGATGGAGCTGGTGGACGTGGCCGATCTGCTGAAAACCGTAGAGTTCGCGGTTTTCGCAGGCCCGGCTAACGATCCGAAAGGCCGCGTCGCCGCGCTGCGCGTACCGGGCGGTGCCCAGCTCAGCCGCAAGCAGATTGACGACTACGGCAACTTCGTCAAAATTTACGGGGCTAAAGGGCTTGCGTATATCAAAGTCAACGAGCGCGCGAAGGGCCTCGACGGCATTAACAGCCCGGTCGCTAAATTCCTGAACGCGGAGATCGTTGAAGCTATCCTTGAGCGCACCGGCGCGCAGGATGGCGACATGATTTTCTTCGGCGCCGACAACAAAAAAGTGGTCGCCGACGCGCTGGGCGCGCTGCGCCTGAAGCTCGGTAAAGACCTGAGCCTGACCGACGAAGCCAAATGGGCGCCGCTGTGGGTTATCGACTTCCCGATGTTTGAAGACGACGGCGAAGGCGGCCTGAGCGCGATGCACCATCCGTTTACCGCGCCGAAAGACATGACCGCGGAAGAACTGAAAGCAGCGCCTGAAGACGCGGTGGCGAACGCCTACGATATGGTTATCAACGGTTATGAAGTGGGCGGCGGCTCGGTGCGTATCCACCGTGGCGAAATGCAGCAGACTGTGTTTGGCATTCTGGGCATCAATGAGCACGAGCAGCGCGAGAAGTTCGGCTTCCTGCTGGACGCGCTGAAATTCGGTACGCCGCCGCACGCGGGCCTGGCGTTCGGCCTTGACCGTCTGACCATGCTGCTGACCGGCACGGATAACATTCGCGATGTCATCGCCTTCCCGAAAACCACGGCGGCCGCCTGTCTGATGACCGAAGCGCCGAGCTTCGCGAACCCGACGGCGCTGGCTGAGCTGGGCATCGAAGTTGTGAAAAAAGCGTCGCCGGAGAATAAGTAA
- the nudB gene encoding dihydroneopterin triphosphate diphosphatase, with amino-acid sequence MHYKRPVSVLVVIYAEDTKRVLMLQRRDDPDFWQSVTGSLEEGETAPQAAAREVKEEVSIDVASEQLTLMDCQRTVEFEIFSHLRHRYAPGIMRNTESWFCLALPTEREIVFTEHLTYRWVDAPEAAALTKSWSNRQAIEEFVINAA; translated from the coding sequence ATGCATTATAAGCGCCCTGTTTCTGTGCTGGTGGTGATTTACGCCGAGGATACGAAACGGGTGCTCATGTTGCAGCGGCGCGACGATCCTGATTTCTGGCAGTCGGTCACCGGCAGCCTGGAAGAGGGGGAAACCGCGCCGCAGGCCGCCGCGCGCGAAGTAAAGGAAGAGGTCTCCATTGACGTTGCTTCAGAGCAACTGACCTTGATGGACTGTCAGCGCACGGTGGAGTTTGAAATTTTCAGTCATTTACGTCATCGCTATGCGCCGGGGATTATGCGTAATACGGAGTCCTGGTTCTGTCTGGCGCTGCCGACGGAGCGGGAGATCGTGTTCACTGAACACCTGACCTACCGCTGGGTGGACGCCCCCGAGGCGGCCGCGCTCACCAAGTCCTGGAGCAACCGGCAGGCGATTGAAGAATTTGTTATTAACGCCGCCTGA
- a CDS encoding MAPEG family protein: MVSALYAVLGALLLMKFSFDVVRLRMQYRVAYGDGGFSELQSAIRIHGNAVEYLPIGLLLLLFMEMNGAQNWMLHVCGLLLLVGRLMHYYGYHHRLLRWRRSGMSATYIALLMMVLANIWYMPWELVFSFH; this comes from the coding sequence ATGGTAAGCGCGCTTTATGCGGTTCTGGGTGCGTTGTTGTTGATGAAGTTCTCTTTCGATGTGGTTCGTCTGCGCATGCAGTACCGCGTCGCCTATGGCGATGGCGGTTTCAGCGAGCTGCAAAGCGCTATCCGCATTCACGGCAACGCGGTGGAGTATCTGCCCATCGGCCTGTTACTGCTGCTGTTTATGGAGATGAACGGCGCGCAGAACTGGATGCTGCACGTCTGCGGCCTGTTGCTGCTGGTTGGTCGTCTGATGCATTACTACGGCTATCATCATCGCCTGTTGCGCTGGCGGCGTAGCGGCATGAGCGCGACCTATATCGCCCTGCTGATGATGGTGCTGGCCAACATCTGGTATATGCCCTGGGAGTTGGTTTTCTCGTTTCATTAG